CTTGTCCTGTGAACTGACCCTCTTCCTATTTCTGAGTTAAGCTCTTGCTCTCTTCATCCTTAATTCATCCATTTTTTGTGTTAAGTTATAGGTAAAGGAATGAAACTTCCACACTGCttcagaaaaatacatttaaagtttCTTTATCCAAAATTATATAAATTGAAAAGCTATTTTTACAGGTTTACAGCtgacatttgtgaaataaaaattgtaatttcattagtcatttcaaaatgtaaaaaagtaccAATTTAAGAATTTTGTAAATGTAGCATTTCCTGGTATTATTTATTAAGCTATTAGTTTTGAAAGTGGAAAAAGTTAGGCTTGAAAGAGCATTATATTAATAAGTTATAaataattttttcttttcttcttttagctCCACCCATTGGTGAGGTCACCACAAAAGATGCAGCAAAAGAAGTAAGCAATTTTAAATGTTATCATTGGACCTATTCATTTATTAGTTTATAAAAACATAGCACCATTTTGCCTTCATATAAATCTGTAagtgtatattatattacattaaatgCATCTCTGTGTTTCCAGGTTTGGACCTTACCACAGGACAGCTAACacaacatataaacacacacacacaaaaaagaagaatcatCGCCCAGTCACAGCTAAACAAATCAGCGAATGAATCCGTCACACCCACcggctacaaacacacacagcacgtgtgtgtatgtgtgtgtgtgcatgtgtttcatgAGTAGTAAGCCGATGCTTTCTTGCTGGAATGAGGTGGGAGTCGACGCACGGAAAGAAGAGGGGGGACCCTGATGCAgcatggaggaggaagaatgaAGCGGTGAGGTGAGTTTTGGCAGTCGTGATGATAAAATGTCACCAAATGTCCTCCCTGTCCTGGCGTCAACATCTtatgattttaatttatttgaatgaaGAAACACATATTTTGTCCTTATCTGTACTACATGACAATAAGAATACCCTTCGAAATTATCTGCAAATGGTTTATAATGTgtcctttgcacagcagccattttggcaggaaaaacacaggtgttTATGTAAGCCAggagagtgtgacagtgaaccaagCATGTTTTATGaaacggaggaaaacaaaatggaactcagccatgattaatttgattatttacacctacGATTTTCCTAATgtgacatgtcaaaatggctgctgagcAAAGGGCCCATtagtttattttcatattgaTGCAgtctcactatttggcaagaTCCTGTTACTGCTTACTAGTCTATATAATGTCCAATAGTGCTCCTACTATAAACTCATTAGTTCAGCACGTCACCATATTTAATAATATCCACCTTTTGGTGGAATTTGCCAGAAAAAAACTATTAATTCGAGTCTCGGTGTCAGAAATGCATAGTTTTACAGTTTCTGAAATGAAAAAGTATAGTTAATGTGTACATAGGCTTAATAAATGCAgcatgtacatatacagtaacGGCTGATCGGAATGTAATGAAGCTTTGATGTCTAAATCAGAATAAAATAGATTTAGCttcaaatgcattgtttttacAATGATTACATTTGACTTGTGAAATTCACATACATTTTTGATATACTACTCTTATGGtttgcacttttactttgtttttaggtttatttttgaaagacaaaacaaagtcttGTGTTGTGAAATGccaacaggaaaaacaaatgggTGTCAAATTAAGGGACATGTGCTCAAATAGAGGATAAAGATGTGGACACATGACGAAAAGTGGAAGTGCAGATTGTTTACTCACCAGCTTGCTCGCACAGCCTCAATGTCGCTCACCAAGTTCTGGGCCAAACAAATCCCAAAAATCTGTAGATAAGAGacgaaaaaaacatgaaatggcAACTTTTATAAATCCGGATAACTGTCGTTgccaggttttttttgcagCGCCACAACAGCTAAAACACATGAATGGAAAGTGACCTGCAGTAGAGCGACTCCGATGAAGATCCCGGCCACTAAGGTGAGGTTGTCCTGCAGCCACTTCTCAAATTGTGGCACGCAGCCTTTCACGTTGATGTAGTCCTTCTGCTCTGAGTCCTGTGTGAACGTAAGCACACTTATTTTCACACTCATCTACACTTGAATTAAAAGACACCAGCTTCAGGGGAGGCAAAGTAAGATATCTTCCAATCCGTCTTGACTGTTATCCATTGTAGGAGAAACATCAACACGATAAATCTTTTGGATTTAGTTTTTATGAGATAATAATCAATTGTTTAAAATCTGTTACACATCACAATTTTTAAGTCCATAAGTGGTACATTAAAAGATTAGCGCCATTCATCCAATTTTGACGTAAAACCATTACTGACTCTGTATCACTACAAtcaaaaaagagggaaaagacattttacatatttaaatagaaatattaaatatatatataatgaaggTTAAATTGTAGATATGTTACTTACTGGCTTAGCTCGCATGTCGTATCCACACTGAGTGTTTATTACATCCTCCTggataatcaataaaaaaaaagcaaactttaTCACAACTAACTTCTTTACAAACAGAATGTAAAGTTAGCAGCTGTTAAAATGTGTGCAACTTTTTTATACAACTAAACAAAGAAGGCTAAGACCTTGCGACACAAGTTAAATCTCTATGAATATCTGATTAGTTTAAAAAGAGGAGAACAAATGTAACAGCAACACAGACAGTAGATTCTGGTGTTTTCTCACGATCAAAAAAACAGGACCCTATGTGAAGCAGCAAATACTCTACATCAGTCTTTCTAATCCTGTAATTCTGATTATAAACAGAGGTGCAGTGTGGAGGAGTTGTTTGTACCGCTGGGTCTTTTGTACAACAGGAGAAAGGAACGCCACACTTTTCTCGACTTGGATTCCCGTCAGTGCAGTTGAAATAGATATTCAGGTTCCAGTCATCGGCTCCGAACGCACCACAGCACTCCCACTAAAGTTGgtcagaaaaatagaaaatatctaACAGTTAATGCTCCTGTGGTCggaattaaaaatgtttctatTTGCTGACCATTAGCAGAAATAACGACAagttaatatattaatatttctatGGTAATTTCGACTTACTAAGGCTCAGCAGAATTTAATTTATCCACGACTTCAAAGACTAGTAGAAGAAGAGATTAGATGATAGTTGTAATTTATACACTTCCAcgcaaaatgaaataaaattataGAAGTGTACTTAAATAACAACTTTAACTTCTTGATAAAGATAAGGACTTATTGGAAATTATTCTAGCAACACAGAAGCTAGCTAGCTTCAAAGTTTTATTTCCACAGCAGGTTCACATTTAGCTTTTCTTCATTATGAATTAACTTCTCACATTTTCACTCTATAACATCTTGTCAATATTTCATGTTAACTACTTGTCTACTGGGTTTTATTTCCTGGCTGCACGTCAGTGTTTCACTGCCAAGATGGTAGAGCTTCTCATTAGCAAATTGTCTCCAAATAAATACAGTGAGGatgcatttaaatacatttataggCAAGACATTTAATAGCATTACTCTGAGAAAGCAGTTCTAATTACTGCAGAcatataaaacaatacaaacatataagcgtatatatatatatatacgcttCTTAGTTAAAGGTGAACTTTTGAAACTCATACAACTTTTAGTAGCATTTTACAATACACTTCAGTGGAACGCTAACATCTGTTGAAGTGGCAACCGCTCATGACATCACCTAAAAAATTATGAACTCCCTTTAGAAGCATCTAGAATTGCGATTTGACCGACACCATGTTGAGCATTTGCGACCAGAACTTCAGCAGCCTCACCTGCAAataggctcctattggacaataccagctgtcaatcacactggtgtccactcatatggatttaaatgtttattttcctggACGTGGGTCTTGAAAGTTTTGCAGAATTTTTAACAGCCTCAAATGTGACGTCTGCTTTAAACTTAACATACTTTCCAAGACTGAGAAGGAGAAATTATGCCTGCTTACATATTCCTGAGTGAAATCGATGAGGTTCTGCAGATCGATGTCGTCTCGGTACGCGcgaatgttgttgttgatgaacaGGTTGAGCTGGTCTTTAATCCAGTCCTTGAAGACGAACGCCAGGATTCCCGTCGTCAGCtccaagaaaaaaatgattcccAGGAACACGGAGAACTACGGCAAGAAGAGGGGGAATTAAAAATAGAAGATGATGAAGTCACGGTGACGTCAGTCATGGAATGAATCTGGGATCTTTCATCTTAAACATTTTCTCATCATGGAACATACAAACTTGAGCAGGAAGGTGTTTTCCCTCAGCGCTCCGATGCATCCGGCAAAACCCAGAATGAACATGACGCCTCCCACCACCATGAAGAGCCAGACGGGGTCCAGACCACCCAGGTCTGTGATGGACGAGATGTTGGACAGAACTCCCTGCAGCATAGAGACGGAGCAACACAGCAACAACCCAGTCAGTGTGAGGCAGGCAGCTGCGTCTCTTTCACGACACCACACACGTTTGCCAACAGGGTCACAGTGACTTTAAACAGCATGGAGCTCAGAGGGGAAACAAGGCCGCAGCAAAAAATAACCGGGGAAAACTTCTGGGAGTTTATTTATGAACCACTTCAGTGTGGTGTTGTCATGAAGAATCATTCTTGTAGATTATAATGTACATAACATAATGGACGTGAAGTTGGaacctaatttttttttttatctttaaaaagatAACATTTTGCTATTATGGCTTAATCTGAATTTTTAAGTTGAGTGTTTCAGTGATGGAGGACTCTGCTGCTCACTCCTCCCTTTTTCAAGCATGTCGGAAGAACTATTTtcattatcttatttttatatatattcattaaTTATCATTATATAAAGATACTTATATGAATTTAATTCAAATTCTGTAGCTAAACCATGGTTCTTCCACTGCCCTGAAAATGTTTAAAGCTAATCTGAAAGACAAAACTAatatacatgtcattttaatatAACTTAGAATAAACCTTAAAATCAGACTTTATCTAGTAAGACCTTTTAAGATTGGTATATATTGGAGTCCGAGATCTTGGGATCACTTTAACACTTCCCCCAGCCTAGCCCCATGTATTAAAATTGATCTAAAACCACCACAAATTCAGAAATGTATTAATCTTGATGCTAACTTTGTACAATATGTCCActgtttctgtgctgtgacGTGCTGGTTGAAAGCTGCTGTCGGTCTATATGCTCTCACGTGCTTTCCTACATTTACGCTGCACGTGGTGGAAGTGCATCCAGCAACTTCGCCAAATATTTAACTGACATGAATGCCTTCATGAGAGCAGTTGCactaaaattatattatttaatgttAGTATGCTTAAATAAGAATggaatttgtgtcactttgccCTTTGGAAACATCAGTTTTACTCAAAAGTGCTGTTTAATTTTTGATAAACTACACATATGAAGAAATAATGGTTACAACACTGTATTTAACAACTCTGTACTCACCTTCTCACTCCATGCCCACAGTCCAATTCCAACTAGGGCCATGCCCAATAgctgtgagagacaaagacaatcACAGCCAAGTCAGTTTAGTATGAATGTGTTGGTACTCGCGAGGTGACGGTGACCCTCGGTGATGTAGCTGCCTGCTGTGCTTCCTGTCTGTCCTTGGCTTTTGTTATTTCACACAGGCGTTTATTTATGTCTCAATACTGTCAGCGTTCTCGTTAATCACTTTTAATGAAGCTG
The nucleotide sequence above comes from Solea senegalensis isolate Sse05_10M linkage group LG3, IFAPA_SoseM_1, whole genome shotgun sequence. Encoded proteins:
- the tspan5a gene encoding tetraspanin-5a, with product MSGNLYKGNEVSCCIKYFIFGFNILFWLLGMALVGIGLWAWSEKGVLSNISSITDLGGLDPVWLFMVVGGVMFILGFAGCIGALRENTFLLKFFSVFLGIIFFLELTTGILAFVFKDWIKDQLNLFINNNIRAYRDDIDLQNLIDFTQEYWECCGAFGADDWNLNIYFNCTDGNPSREKCGVPFSCCTKDPAEDVINTQCGYDMRAKPDSEQKDYINVKGCVPQFEKWLQDNLTLVAGIFIGVALLQIFGICLAQNLVSDIEAVRASCFFT